From Staphylococcus delphini, one genomic window encodes:
- a CDS encoding YqgQ family protein, giving the protein MQTQLNTFYDVLQLLKKFGFIIYFDNKADMLEMIEQEIQTLYRHELITRDEFVQSKLLINQRRMNKE; this is encoded by the coding sequence ATGCAAACACAATTGAATACGTTTTATGATGTACTCCAACTATTAAAAAAATTTGGCTTTATTATTTATTTCGATAACAAAGCTGATATGCTAGAAATGATAGAACAAGAAATTCAAACATTATATCGCCATGAATTAATCACTAGAGACGAATTTGTCCAATCTAAATTATTAATTAATCAAAGAAGGATGAATAAAGAATGA
- a CDS encoding rhomboid family intramembrane serine protease — protein MFEEKHLWQTSFLWMRYLNYECVHYEKDKNEVWLAHQKRQHVVIFKQGTFTTQELDFDKDRIVEHQKQIAEFLGYAIKRYDVYVLTDKSFNTVNFNVHEPLQVQFHSIHNVKALRNITTHPIVKRKLGQKDSKSLKEYQKRVLNQNIVEKAMYRFTPITYAVIAINVLIWMIVTWFTPHHTDYEIINLGALAHFNVVHGEWYRLITSMFLHIEFQHLLLNMLSLFIFGKLVEAFIGPLKMLGTYLLSGIIGNLISLALITTSFSLGASGAIFGLMGALVALMIISRRFDQKVILQMVIAVVVMASLTLLIQNVNVVAHLGGLLGGVLVVYLGYFFNQKRLYFYILLGISIVILILICIKIFMTSDTNIYNQIIQREMYDGQYTEAKDMIKQTYQNGYADDVTYYLSGIIIATQDSKAEAMAEWERGLKYFPNSPTLNYHMAIANRSLGDDKQAKSYIQKAIKASPNNQDYQNLKKELDD, from the coding sequence ATGTTTGAAGAAAAACATTTATGGCAAACAAGTTTTCTATGGATGCGTTACTTAAACTATGAATGTGTTCATTACGAAAAAGATAAAAATGAAGTCTGGCTTGCGCATCAAAAGCGGCAACATGTTGTTATTTTTAAGCAAGGGACATTCACTACGCAAGAACTCGATTTCGATAAAGATCGTATTGTAGAACATCAAAAACAGATTGCCGAGTTTTTAGGCTATGCTATTAAACGCTATGATGTATATGTGTTGACGGATAAATCTTTTAACACGGTGAACTTTAACGTACACGAACCGCTTCAAGTGCAATTTCATAGTATTCATAATGTCAAAGCACTTCGCAATATCACAACGCATCCCATCGTCAAACGAAAATTAGGTCAAAAAGATTCAAAATCATTAAAAGAGTACCAAAAACGTGTCCTTAATCAAAATATCGTTGAAAAAGCAATGTATCGTTTTACGCCGATTACATATGCAGTCATTGCAATCAATGTGCTCATTTGGATGATTGTTACTTGGTTTACACCACATCATACCGATTATGAAATTATAAATTTAGGTGCATTAGCGCATTTTAATGTGGTCCATGGGGAATGGTACCGACTTATTACATCAATGTTTTTACATATTGAATTTCAACATTTATTATTAAACATGTTGTCTCTCTTTATCTTCGGCAAACTCGTTGAAGCATTTATCGGTCCTTTGAAAATGTTAGGGACGTATCTTTTATCAGGTATTATCGGCAACCTGATTTCACTTGCTTTAATAACAACGAGTTTTTCATTAGGTGCGAGTGGCGCGATTTTCGGTTTAATGGGTGCTTTAGTTGCACTCATGATTATCAGTCGTCGCTTTGATCAAAAAGTAATTTTGCAAATGGTCATTGCTGTTGTGGTCATGGCGAGCTTGACACTTCTGATTCAAAATGTGAATGTCGTTGCACATTTAGGCGGGCTGCTTGGCGGTGTACTCGTCGTTTATTTAGGTTATTTTTTCAATCAAAAACGTCTTTATTTTTATATTTTACTCGGTATTTCAATCGTGATACTGATACTGATTTGCATTAAAATCTTTATGACATCCGATACGAATATTTATAATCAAATTATTCAGCGTGAAATGTATGATGGGCAATATACCGAAGCGAAAGATATGATTAAACAAACGTATCAAAATGGATATGCAGATGATGTGACTTATTACTTATCAGGTATTATTATTGCTACACAGGATTCTAAAGCTGAAGCAATGGCTGAATGGGAGCGCGGTCTGAAATATTTTCCTAACTCTCCAACGTTAAATTATCATATGGCCATTGCGAATCGCTCATTAGGAGATGATAAACAAGCCAAGTCTTATATCCAGAAAGCCATTAAAGCAAGCCCAAACAATCAAGATTATCAGAATTTGAAAAAAGAACTGGATGATTAA